The following coding sequences are from one Pelagovum sp. HNIBRBA483 window:
- a CDS encoding ABC transporter ATP-binding protein, with protein sequence MSDTANPPEQPRISARALFGWLWRGYLRKYKLPLGISVFLMMLEGSMLGLLSIVMKPMFDDVFVNGDSSALWPVGLTILAIFTVRAFSSVGQQVLLTRVNESTAADIRAALLRHLMRLEIAFHQTNPPGYLIERVQGDVQSIGTVWTGIVQGISRDAVAVLWLFGVALWVDWKWTVAALIGIPLLIAPSLLAQAYVRKRARDAREVAGNMSTRLDEVFHGIAPIKLNALEDYQARRYERLIRSRVVAEVRAAFGRASIPGLIDLMTGVGFLFVLLYGGKQIIEGSKTVGEFMAFFTAMALAFEPLRRLGDISGLIQAAAAGIERILAIFETEPALKEPAKPVATPTGAPEVAFKDVTLSYGDHAVLRGLSFIAEAGKTTALVGASGAGKSTVFHALTRLIEPQSGQITVGGEPANSLRLADLRALVSVVSQDAALFDETVRENILLGRRDIAPEHLERVLKAAHVADFLPNLPNGLDSPAGPRGSNLSGGQRQRIAIARALLRDTPILLLDEATSALDTRSEAIVQEALETLAEGRTTLVIAHRLSTVRNANKIIVMDRGQVIDQGSHEALLARGGAYRELHSLQFDDRGEKSGAGDEV encoded by the coding sequence ATGTCCGACACCGCAAATCCCCCCGAACAGCCGCGCATTTCGGCCCGCGCACTCTTTGGCTGGCTATGGCGCGGTTACTTGCGGAAGTACAAGCTGCCGCTCGGGATTTCGGTATTCCTGATGATGCTCGAAGGCTCGATGCTGGGCCTGTTAAGCATCGTAATGAAGCCGATGTTCGACGATGTTTTCGTCAATGGCGACTCCTCGGCGCTATGGCCGGTGGGGCTGACGATCCTTGCCATCTTTACCGTGCGGGCATTCAGTTCCGTAGGCCAGCAAGTGCTTCTAACGCGTGTCAACGAAAGCACAGCCGCTGATATACGCGCCGCTTTGCTACGGCATTTGATGCGATTGGAGATCGCCTTCCACCAGACCAACCCACCCGGCTACCTCATCGAGCGGGTGCAGGGCGATGTCCAATCCATTGGCACCGTCTGGACGGGCATCGTTCAAGGGATTAGCCGCGACGCCGTCGCGGTGCTCTGGCTCTTTGGTGTGGCGCTTTGGGTCGATTGGAAATGGACTGTCGCGGCGCTGATTGGCATCCCGCTCTTGATTGCGCCCTCGCTGTTGGCGCAAGCCTATGTCCGCAAACGTGCGCGGGATGCACGCGAAGTGGCGGGCAATATGTCAACGCGGCTCGACGAGGTGTTTCACGGCATCGCCCCGATCAAGCTCAACGCGCTGGAAGACTATCAGGCCCGCCGCTACGAACGCTTGATCCGGTCGCGCGTGGTGGCAGAGGTACGGGCGGCTTTCGGGCGGGCATCTATCCCCGGCTTGATCGATCTGATGACCGGCGTGGGCTTCCTCTTTGTGCTGCTTTACGGCGGCAAACAGATCATCGAAGGCAGCAAAACCGTTGGCGAGTTCATGGCATTTTTCACGGCAATGGCCTTGGCCTTTGAACCGCTCAGGCGGCTTGGCGATATCTCGGGTCTGATTCAAGCGGCAGCGGCGGGTATCGAGCGCATACTAGCAATTTTCGAGACTGAGCCGGCGCTGAAAGAGCCTGCGAAGCCGGTCGCAACACCGACAGGCGCACCCGAGGTTGCGTTCAAAGATGTTACGCTCTCCTACGGAGATCATGCGGTTCTGCGCGGGCTGAGCTTTATCGCTGAGGCGGGCAAAACCACGGCACTTGTCGGTGCATCGGGTGCTGGCAAGAGCACGGTGTTCCACGCACTGACGCGGCTGATCGAACCACAATCGGGCCAAATCACCGTCGGCGGCGAACCTGCCAATTCGCTTCGTCTGGCTGATCTCCGCGCGCTTGTTTCGGTGGTATCGCAGGACGCGGCGCTGTTTGATGAAACCGTGCGCGAAAACATTCTGCTCGGGCGCAGGGATATCGCGCCAGAGCACCTCGAGCGGGTGCTCAAGGCTGCGCATGTCGCGGACTTCCTGCCCAACCTGCCGAACGGCCTCGACAGCCCCGCTGGGCCGCGCGGATCGAACCTTTCCGGCGGGCAAAGGCAACGCATCGCCATCGCGCGTGCGCTGCTCCGTGATACCCCGATCCTGCTCTTGGATGAGGCGACCTCTGCGCTTGATACCCGTTCCGAGGCAATCGTGCAGGAGGCGCTTGAGACGCTGGCCGAAGGCCGTACCACGCTCGTTATCGCGCATCGCCTCTCCACCGTGCGTAACGCTAACAAAATCATCGTGATGGATCGTGGACAGGTGATTGACCAAGGCAGCCATGAAGCGCTTTTGGCACGCGGCGGCGCGTATCGGGAATTACACAGCCTCCAGTTCGATGATCGTGGCGAAAAAAGCGGCGCCGGGGATGAAGTCTAG
- a CDS encoding folate-binding protein YgfZ, translating into MESRTVLAIYGKDRETFLQGLVTNDVTKALPEKDGICYAALLSPQGKFIADFFLIGREDHILLDVASDVAPALAQRLSMYKLRADVRIEETSLVVSRGCGIAPETALTDPRHPDLGWRDYAHDDHSDDTDFEALRVRLAVPEMGAELSGESYILEMGFERLNGVDFRKGCYVGQEVTARMHHKTELKKGLRRVRLHGSAESGSAITTGEKIVGTLHSIHGNEGLAYLRFDRVSDNMTAGNARVEIAD; encoded by the coding sequence ATGGAAAGCCGAACTGTTTTGGCCATCTATGGCAAAGACCGCGAAACGTTCCTGCAGGGGCTCGTCACCAATGATGTGACGAAAGCCCTGCCGGAGAAGGATGGCATTTGCTATGCGGCGCTGCTGTCCCCGCAAGGTAAGTTCATCGCGGATTTCTTCCTGATCGGGCGGGAAGATCATATCTTGCTCGATGTCGCCAGCGACGTGGCGCCTGCCTTGGCGCAGCGGTTGTCGATGTACAAACTGCGGGCCGATGTGCGGATCGAGGAAACCAGTCTGGTCGTCTCCCGTGGGTGCGGCATCGCTCCTGAAACGGCGCTCACCGATCCCCGCCACCCAGACCTTGGCTGGAGGGACTATGCGCATGACGACCATTCCGACGATACCGATTTCGAGGCCTTGCGCGTGCGCCTTGCCGTGCCCGAAATGGGCGCGGAACTCTCTGGAGAGAGCTACATCCTCGAAATGGGATTCGAGCGGCTCAACGGCGTCGATTTCCGCAAAGGATGCTATGTCGGGCAGGAAGTCACGGCTCGTATGCACCACAAGACCGAATTGAAGAAAGGGCTGCGCCGTGTGCGCCTGCATGGGTCAGCGGAAAGCGGCAGCGCGATCACCACAGGCGAAAAGATCGTTGGCACTTTGCACAGCATTCACGGGAATGAGGGGCTGGCCTATCTTCGGTTCGACCGCGTTTCAGACAACATGACCGCCGGAAATGCGCGGGTCGAGATTGCCGACTGA
- a CDS encoding SDR family oxidoreductase, which yields MKRVLITGGASGIGYAMGAAFAAAGYEVWVTDVDQTALGALPEGWQGRLADVSNEAQISTFMAEIAAKGGLDALCVNAGTKGPTAAIEDVALEDWRACTAVTLDGAFLTLKHAAPMMKAAGKGAVIFTSSTAGMYGYPYRSPYSAAKWAIIGLMKTAAMELGAFGIRANAILPGAVEGPRMERVLEAEATAKGMTRDAVYEGYASGTSLRTWVTAEDIAAVAVFLASDAAARISGQSIPVDGHTVNPDPQIGS from the coding sequence ATGAAACGGGTACTGATCACCGGCGGGGCGTCCGGTATCGGCTACGCGATGGGTGCGGCTTTTGCCGCTGCGGGCTACGAGGTCTGGGTCACGGATGTGGACCAGACCGCGCTGGGCGCATTGCCGGAGGGTTGGCAGGGCCGGTTGGCTGATGTCTCGAACGAGGCGCAGATATCGACCTTCATGGCCGAGATCGCTGCAAAAGGTGGCTTGGACGCCTTATGCGTGAATGCGGGCACCAAAGGCCCGACCGCCGCGATCGAGGATGTCGCGCTGGAAGATTGGCGCGCATGTACGGCTGTGACACTCGACGGGGCGTTTCTGACGCTCAAACATGCTGCGCCAATGATGAAAGCAGCTGGAAAGGGCGCGGTGATCTTCACCTCCTCTACGGCGGGGATGTACGGCTACCCCTATCGCAGCCCGTACTCGGCCGCGAAATGGGCGATCATCGGCCTGATGAAAACCGCCGCGATGGAATTGGGGGCGTTTGGCATCCGCGCTAACGCGATCCTTCCCGGTGCGGTGGAAGGGCCGCGCATGGAGCGGGTGCTTGAGGCAGAAGCCACCGCCAAGGGCATGACACGCGATGCGGTTTATGAAGGTTACGCCAGCGGAACGTCGCTTAGAACATGGGTCACAGCTGAAGATATTGCTGCCGTCGCGGTGTTCCTTGCCTCCGATGCGGCGGCGCGGATTTCGGGGCAGTCGATCCCTGTTGACGGCCACACGGTCAACCCTGATCCGCAGATCGGCAGTTGA
- a CDS encoding carnitine 3-dehydrogenase — protein sequence MAQVAAIIGGGVIGGGWAARFLLAGWDVRVFDPDPEAERKIGEVLANARRSLPGLSDVAMPAEGKLSFHETMSEAVDGAIYIQESVPERLELKQKVYQTLQAHCAPDAVIGSSTSGFKPSELQGCASRPEQIVVTHPFNPVYLLPLVELVTTEANAPEVVQQAKDVLQGIGMYPLHLKREIDAHIADRFLEAVWREALWLINDGIATTEEIDNAIRYGFGLRWAQMGLFETYRVAGGEAGMRHFIAQFGPCLEWPWTKLMDVPDLTDELIDAIAGQSDAQSGHHSIRELERIRDNNLVSILRGLKAQDWGAGALLKARDKQIDPIPAQLDDVADLSKPILTVERAVPLDWTDYNGHMNEVRYLQAFGDATDRFMMMVGCDGDYIQSTGSYFTAETHIRHVDEVHAGATIRVETLCILGEGKKMHLFHQMFEGDRLLATGEHMLIHVSLETRKSSQPGPVVAERLARAAAAHSNLPRPEGLGAAVGKR from the coding sequence ATGGCACAAGTGGCGGCGATTATTGGCGGGGGCGTGATCGGGGGCGGCTGGGCTGCGCGGTTCTTGCTTGCGGGTTGGGATGTGCGGGTTTTCGACCCTGACCCTGAAGCCGAAAGGAAGATCGGCGAGGTGCTCGCCAATGCCCGCCGCTCGCTGCCCGGATTGTCGGATGTGGCGATGCCTGCGGAGGGAAAGCTCTCCTTCCACGAGACGATGTCAGAGGCGGTTGATGGGGCGATCTATATTCAGGAAAGCGTGCCCGAACGCTTGGAACTGAAGCAAAAGGTCTATCAGACCTTGCAGGCCCATTGCGCGCCTGACGCGGTGATCGGCTCGTCCACCTCCGGCTTCAAGCCATCCGAGCTGCAAGGCTGCGCATCGCGTCCTGAACAGATCGTCGTCACGCACCCGTTCAACCCCGTCTATCTGCTGCCGTTGGTCGAACTCGTGACCACCGAGGCCAATGCGCCGGAGGTGGTGCAGCAGGCAAAGGATGTGCTGCAAGGGATCGGGATGTACCCGCTCCACCTCAAGCGCGAGATCGATGCCCATATCGCTGACCGCTTTTTGGAAGCCGTCTGGCGCGAGGCACTCTGGCTGATAAATGACGGCATCGCCACCACCGAAGAGATCGACAACGCGATCCGTTACGGCTTTGGCTTGCGCTGGGCGCAGATGGGTCTCTTCGAGACTTATCGCGTTGCAGGCGGCGAGGCGGGCATGCGCCACTTCATCGCCCAGTTCGGTCCTTGCTTGGAGTGGCCATGGACAAAACTGATGGATGTACCTGATCTGACGGATGAGCTGATCGACGCGATTGCTGGTCAATCAGACGCGCAATCAGGCCATCATTCCATCCGCGAGTTGGAGCGCATTCGTGACAACAACCTCGTTTCGATCCTGCGTGGGTTGAAGGCACAGGATTGGGGCGCGGGCGCACTACTCAAAGCGCGTGACAAGCAGATTGATCCGATCCCCGCGCAGCTTGACGATGTGGCTGATCTCTCAAAGCCTATTCTCACGGTCGAGCGGGCGGTTCCCCTCGATTGGACCGATTATAACGGCCACATGAATGAGGTGCGGTATCTTCAGGCTTTTGGGGATGCAACGGATCGTTTCATGATGATGGTCGGCTGTGACGGCGATTACATCCAGTCCACAGGCAGCTATTTCACTGCTGAAACCCATATCCGCCATGTGGACGAGGTTCATGCCGGCGCAACGATCAGGGTCGAGACGTTATGTATTCTGGGTGAGGGCAAGAAAATGCACCTTTTCCACCAGATGTTTGAAGGTGACAGGCTGTTGGCAACCGGCGAGCATATGTTGATCCATGTGAGCCTAGAGACGCGCAAATCCTCGCAGCCCGGTCCGGTGGTTGCCGAGCGTTTGGCGCGCGCTGCGGCTGCCCATTCCAATTTGCCACGCCCCGAAGGGCTTGGCGCAGCCGTTGGCAAGAGATGA
- a CDS encoding 3-keto-5-aminohexanoate cleavage protein: protein MPLQMNRDVFITCAVTGSGSTQDRSPHVPRSPKEIADSAIAAAKAGAAVVHCHVRDPETGTPSRNLAYFREVTDRIRDSAVDVVLNLTAGMGGDIVFGGVDKPLPPAAGTDMASAEERVAHVAECLPEICTLDCGTMNFAEADYVMTNTPGMLQAMGKMMTDLGVKPEIEAFDTGHLWYAKQLVKDGILEPNALVQLCMGVPWGAPDDLNTFMAMVNNVPDEWTFSAFSLGRNQMPYVAASILAGGNVRVGLEDNLMLDKGVLATNEQLVERAVGIIENLGARVIGPAEVREKLGLTKRAPVAG, encoded by the coding sequence ATGCCATTGCAAATGAACCGCGACGTATTCATCACCTGTGCCGTCACCGGATCCGGATCCACCCAAGACCGCAGCCCGCATGTGCCGCGCAGCCCGAAAGAGATTGCCGATAGCGCCATTGCGGCAGCAAAGGCAGGTGCAGCGGTCGTTCATTGCCATGTGCGCGACCCCGAGACAGGCACCCCGAGCCGCAATTTGGCGTATTTCCGCGAAGTGACTGATCGCATCCGCGATTCAGCGGTCGATGTCGTGTTGAACCTGACAGCCGGCATGGGGGGCGATATTGTGTTTGGCGGTGTCGACAAGCCGCTGCCGCCCGCCGCAGGCACCGATATGGCCAGCGCAGAAGAGCGCGTGGCGCATGTGGCGGAATGTCTGCCCGAAATCTGCACGCTCGATTGCGGCACGATGAACTTTGCCGAAGCGGATTATGTGATGACCAACACGCCGGGCATGCTACAGGCGATGGGCAAGATGATGACCGATCTGGGCGTGAAGCCGGAGATCGAGGCATTTGATACCGGCCATCTTTGGTATGCCAAGCAGCTGGTGAAGGATGGCATTCTCGAACCCAACGCACTGGTGCAGCTTTGCATGGGGGTGCCGTGGGGTGCGCCTGATGACCTCAACACATTCATGGCGATGGTCAACAATGTGCCGGATGAATGGACCTTCTCGGCCTTTTCGTTGGGCCGGAACCAGATGCCCTATGTTGCGGCATCGATTCTTGCTGGTGGCAACGTGCGGGTTGGGCTTGAGGACAATCTTATGCTCGACAAAGGTGTACTGGCGACCAACGAACAGCTCGTCGAACGCGCCGTTGGGATCATCGAAAACCTCGGCGCCCGCGTGATTGGCCCCGCCGAGGTGCGCGAGAAGCTTGGCCTGACCAAGCGCGCACCCGTTGCCGGTTAA
- a CDS encoding GlxA family transcriptional regulator: MSNTAKSLFPDEVGAGQRPMTVGVLVMDRTNLLSLAAAVDPMRAANRRAGRDLFQWQFATPTPATANLTAGIPISGTAVASLPVPDLLLIVSSFAIEAQTTPNLCATLRRLARGGAIIAGVDGGSQIMARAGLLDGLRATTHWEDLESFAAQFPRITVVRDRFILSGRTLTTGGASPCLDMMLHLISSLHGRELAARVASAFIYDPVYAGHEPQRLAQSSALTKRAPLVAKAIQIMEEQLENPLPIGDLALRLGISRRRLEQQFQETLGTTPHAFGLTLRLAEARRLATDTNRAVQDIALATGFSSHAAFARAFQREFSLSVREIRRARGPLT, translated from the coding sequence ATGTCAAATACCGCAAAATCTCTGTTTCCCGACGAGGTCGGCGCGGGGCAACGCCCGATGACTGTTGGCGTCCTTGTCATGGACCGGACCAATCTCCTCTCGCTCGCCGCAGCCGTTGACCCGATGCGCGCCGCCAATCGCCGTGCGGGGCGAGACTTGTTTCAGTGGCAATTCGCTACCCCGACACCGGCCACCGCCAACCTGACTGCCGGAATACCGATTTCAGGCACAGCAGTCGCCAGTTTGCCAGTGCCGGACCTGCTGCTGATCGTCTCCAGCTTCGCCATTGAAGCGCAAACGACACCCAATCTCTGCGCGACCCTGCGCCGCCTCGCGCGCGGCGGGGCGATTATCGCTGGTGTGGATGGCGGCAGCCAGATCATGGCCCGCGCGGGGCTTTTGGATGGCCTGCGGGCGACAACCCACTGGGAAGACCTCGAAAGTTTCGCGGCACAATTTCCGCGCATCACGGTTGTGCGGGACCGTTTCATCTTGTCTGGCCGCACGCTGACCACAGGCGGGGCGAGCCCTTGCCTCGATATGATGCTACATTTGATCTCAAGCCTGCACGGGAGGGAACTGGCGGCGCGGGTCGCCTCGGCGTTTATTTATGATCCCGTCTATGCAGGGCATGAGCCGCAGCGCCTTGCGCAATCCTCGGCGCTCACCAAACGCGCACCATTGGTGGCAAAGGCGATCCAGATCATGGAAGAGCAGCTGGAAAATCCGCTCCCGATTGGCGATCTCGCGTTGCGGCTTGGTATTTCTCGCAGGCGGCTGGAACAACAATTTCAGGAAACGCTCGGGACAACACCGCACGCCTTCGGACTGACATTACGGCTGGCAGAGGCGCGGCGGCTCGCCACCGATACCAACCGCGCTGTGCAGGATATTGCGCTGGCAACGGGCTTTAGTTCGCACGCCGCTTTTGCCCGCGCATTTCAGCGTGAATTCAGCCTCTCCGTCCGCGAAATCAGGCGGGCGCGTGGTCCGCTGACCTAA
- a CDS encoding aldo/keto reductase: MKKVDLGRTGISVSDWCLGTMTFGNQTPVEDAHRQIDMALEAGIDFLDTAEMYPVNPVRAETVGRSEDIIGEWIAASGRRDEIVVATKVTGDNGGFMRGGAGYDGAVIRAAVEQSLRRLKTDVIDLYQLHWPMRGSYMFRKNWRYDPSGQDRARTVDHMLDVLRALDDLIKEGKLRAIGLSNESAWGTTTWVNLAEQHGLPRMASIQNEYSLLCRLFDTDLAETAVNEEVTLLSFSPLGAGFLTGKYQGGAVPEGSRMSLNGDMGGRLTERVLPATQAYLDIAKRHGLDPVHMAMAWQRTRPFPISAIFGATTAEQLAHILKGDDLVLSDEVLEEITLTHKQHPMPY; this comes from the coding sequence ATGAAAAAAGTTGATCTTGGGCGGACGGGGATTTCTGTTTCGGACTGGTGCCTTGGTACCATGACATTTGGCAACCAAACGCCGGTCGAGGATGCGCATCGGCAGATTGATATGGCGCTTGAGGCCGGCATCGACTTCCTCGATACGGCAGAAATGTATCCGGTGAACCCCGTGCGCGCCGAGACGGTGGGCCGCAGCGAAGATATCATCGGCGAATGGATTGCTGCAAGCGGGCGGCGCGACGAGATCGTCGTTGCAACCAAGGTCACGGGCGACAACGGTGGCTTCATGCGTGGTGGCGCTGGCTATGACGGTGCCGTGATCCGTGCCGCTGTCGAGCAGTCGCTGCGGCGTCTGAAAACCGATGTCATCGACCTCTACCAGTTGCATTGGCCGATGCGCGGCTCCTACATGTTCCGCAAGAACTGGCGCTATGATCCTTCTGGGCAGGATCGAGCAAGAACTGTCGATCATATGCTCGACGTATTGCGCGCGCTGGACGACCTGATCAAAGAGGGCAAGCTGCGCGCGATCGGGCTATCGAACGAAAGTGCTTGGGGCACTACCACTTGGGTCAATCTGGCCGAGCAGCACGGTTTGCCGCGCATGGCATCGATCCAGAACGAATATTCCCTTCTGTGCAGGCTTTTCGATACCGATCTGGCTGAGACGGCGGTGAACGAGGAAGTGACGTTGCTGTCCTTCTCGCCATTGGGCGCAGGATTCCTGACCGGCAAGTATCAGGGCGGCGCAGTGCCGGAGGGCAGCCGGATGAGCCTGAATGGCGATATGGGAGGCCGTTTGACGGAGCGGGTGCTGCCCGCGACGCAGGCCTATCTGGATATTGCCAAGCGGCATGGGTTGGACCCCGTGCATATGGCGATGGCATGGCAGCGGACACGGCCGTTCCCGATCTCGGCGATCTTTGGCGCAACGACCGCTGAACAGCTTGCTCATATCCTCAAAGGTGATGATCTGGTGTTGTCGGATGAGGTGCTGGAGGAGATCACCCTCACCCACAAGCAGCACCCGATGCCTTATTAA
- a CDS encoding MFS transporter produces the protein MRMMISFAALFLSVVMLQLSSGGVGPLDALSGLANGFSTTDVGVLGSAHFVGFFIGCWWAPRLMGTVGHSRAYASLTAMGAIGLAAHVLVTDPVWWALFRVATGICVAGCYTVIEAWLQSKVTNETRGRAMGIYRVVDISASFAAQFMIGTLASMETYIAYNLLTILCCASMLPLAITRMPQPDNHGAPRLRPAIAWQMSPLATLGVVVAALSAASFRMVGPIYGQGVGLAADQIGYFLAAFVAGGAVAQYPIGWLADKYDRRWVLIGLSVAAVFASAITIGAAQTGETGVMIAAAIFGFTTFPIYSVCAAHAHDFATSEQRVELSAALMFFYAVGAIAAPYATSALIEVFGPPALFIVISAGHILLIAFGVTRMRARPTAAERTPYVYAPRTSFLVGRLLRGSRDPDT, from the coding sequence ATGAGAATGATGATCTCCTTCGCCGCGCTGTTCCTGTCGGTTGTTATGCTGCAACTGTCATCCGGCGGTGTGGGGCCGCTGGACGCGCTGTCGGGTTTGGCGAACGGCTTTTCAACCACGGATGTCGGCGTTCTCGGTTCAGCGCATTTTGTGGGCTTTTTCATCGGGTGCTGGTGGGCACCGCGCCTGATGGGAACCGTCGGCCATTCGCGGGCCTATGCGAGCCTCACGGCGATGGGGGCCATCGGCCTTGCCGCGCATGTCCTTGTGACCGATCCTGTGTGGTGGGCGCTGTTTCGTGTTGCGACGGGCATCTGCGTGGCCGGTTGCTACACGGTGATCGAAGCGTGGCTGCAATCGAAGGTCACCAACGAGACGCGCGGTCGCGCCATGGGGATTTACCGCGTGGTCGATATCTCTGCTTCTTTCGCGGCCCAGTTCATGATCGGCACGCTGGCCTCGATGGAAACTTATATCGCCTATAATCTGCTCACCATCCTATGCTGCGCGTCGATGCTGCCGCTGGCCATCACCCGCATGCCCCAGCCCGATAACCACGGCGCGCCGCGCCTGCGGCCCGCGATTGCGTGGCAAATGTCACCCTTGGCGACGCTGGGCGTTGTTGTGGCCGCGCTTTCGGCGGCCTCGTTCCGTATGGTCGGACCAATTTACGGCCAAGGGGTCGGCCTCGCGGCAGATCAGATTGGCTATTTCCTCGCCGCTTTCGTGGCAGGTGGTGCAGTGGCGCAATATCCGATCGGCTGGCTTGCCGATAAATATGACCGCCGCTGGGTGCTGATCGGCCTGTCGGTTGCAGCAGTCTTTGCCAGTGCCATCACCATCGGCGCGGCCCAAACTGGCGAAACAGGAGTGATGATCGCGGCAGCCATTTTCGGCTTTACCACCTTCCCGATCTATTCGGTCTGCGCCGCACACGCCCATGACTTCGCCACTTCAGAACAACGCGTCGAGCTATCTGCCGCGCTGATGTTCTTCTACGCGGTGGGCGCGATCGCTGCGCCCTACGCGACATCGGCTCTGATCGAAGTGTTCGGACCACCCGCACTCTTTATCGTGATCTCCGCGGGACATATCCTGCTGATCGCCTTTGGCGTGACACGGATGCGCGCACGCCCGACCGCCGCTGAGCGGACGCCCTATGTCTATGCGCCGCGCACGTCATTCCTCGTTGGGCGGCTCCTGCGCGGCTCGCGCGACCCCGACACCTGA
- the metG gene encoding methionine--tRNA ligase, whose protein sequence is MARHLITSAIPYINGIKHLGNLVGSQLPADLYARYLRRRGNEVLFLCATDEHGTPAELAAAKAGKPVADYCAEMHAVQAEIADGFRLSFDHFGRSSSDQNHRLTQHFAARLADADLIREVSETQMYSKADGRFLPDRYIEGTCPNCGFDSARGDQCDNCTKQLDPVDLINPHSTISGSTDLEMRETKHLYLRQSQMKDQLEEWIDTREGWPVLTTSIAKKWLNDGDGLQDRGITRDLDWGIPVKRGESDWPGMEGKVFYVWFDAPIEYIACAQEWVDAGKGADWERWWRTDKGADDVTYTQFMGKDNVPFHTLSFPATILGSGEPWKLVDYIKSFNYLNYDGGQFSTSRGRGVFMDQALEILPADYWRWWLLSHVPETSDSEFTWESFQSGVNKDLADVLGNFVSRVTKFCRSKFGEVVPEGGDLGAPEKALIATLQDRLTAYQSHMDSIEIRKAAVELRAIWVAGNEYLQEAAPWSTFKNDPEAAAAQIRFALNLIPFYAVLSAPFIPDAAARMLVDMKADDCAWPASVEEALTQLKAGHAFTVPEVLFAKITDEQREDWQQRFAGKRN, encoded by the coding sequence ATGGCCCGTCACCTGATCACCTCGGCAATCCCCTACATCAATGGGATCAAACATCTCGGGAACCTTGTTGGCAGCCAGCTCCCTGCTGACCTCTATGCGCGATACCTGCGCCGGCGCGGCAATGAGGTACTGTTCCTCTGCGCGACTGACGAGCACGGCACGCCCGCCGAACTCGCCGCAGCCAAGGCCGGAAAGCCCGTCGCCGACTACTGCGCCGAGATGCACGCCGTTCAGGCCGAGATCGCGGACGGCTTCCGCCTGAGCTTCGATCACTTTGGCCGCTCCTCCAGTGACCAAAACCACCGCCTGACCCAGCATTTCGCTGCCCGCCTCGCCGATGCGGACCTGATCCGCGAGGTCAGCGAAACGCAGATGTATTCAAAGGCCGATGGCCGTTTCCTGCCGGATCGCTACATCGAAGGCACCTGCCCCAATTGCGGCTTTGACAGCGCCCGTGGCGACCAATGCGACAACTGCACCAAGCAGCTTGATCCGGTTGATCTCATCAACCCGCATTCCACCATTTCCGGCTCGACCGATCTGGAAATGCGCGAGACAAAGCACCTTTACCTGCGGCAGTCGCAGATGAAGGATCAGTTAGAGGAATGGATCGACACCCGCGAGGGCTGGCCCGTCCTGACCACCTCCATCGCCAAGAAATGGCTCAACGATGGCGACGGCCTGCAAGACCGTGGCATCACCCGCGATCTGGATTGGGGCATCCCCGTCAAGCGCGGCGAGAGCGACTGGCCGGGTATGGAGGGCAAGGTTTTCTACGTCTGGTTCGACGCGCCCATCGAATATATCGCCTGTGCGCAGGAATGGGTCGATGCTGGCAAGGGCGCCGATTGGGAGCGCTGGTGGCGCACCGACAAAGGCGCGGACGATGTGACCTACACCCAGTTCATGGGTAAGGATAACGTGCCATTCCACACGCTTTCCTTCCCCGCCACGATCCTTGGTTCTGGCGAGCCGTGGAAGCTCGTGGATTATATCAAATCCTTCAACTACCTGAACTATGATGGCGGCCAGTTCTCAACCTCGCGCGGGCGCGGCGTGTTCATGGATCAGGCGCTGGAAATCCTCCCCGCCGATTACTGGCGCTGGTGGCTACTGAGCCATGTGCCGGAAACATCTGACAGCGAGTTCACTTGGGAGAGCTTCCAATCCGGTGTGAACAAGGACTTGGCCGATGTCTTGGGCAATTTCGTCAGCCGCGTGACCAAGTTCTGCCGTTCAAAGTTTGGCGAAGTGGTGCCGGAGGGCGGCGATCTGGGTGCGCCTGAAAAGGCATTGATCGCCACACTTCAGGACAGGCTTACCGCTTACCAGTCCCACATGGATTCCATCGAAATCCGCAAAGCGGCGGTCGAGCTGCGGGCGATTTGGGTTGCGGGCAACGAATACCTGCAAGAAGCCGCGCCGTGGTCGACCTTCAAAAACGATCCAGAAGCCGCCGCCGCGCAAATCCGCTTCGCACTGAACCTGATCCCCTTCTACGCGGTGCTCTCCGCGCCGTTCATCCCTGATGCTGCGGCGCGGATGCTGGTGGATATGAAGGCTGACGACTGTGCATGGCCTGCTTCTGTCGAAGAGGCACTCACCCAACTCAAGGCAGGCCACGCTTTCACCGTGCCTGAAGTCCTGTTTGCCAAGATCACTGACGAGCAGCGCGAGGATTGGCAGCAGCGCTTCGCCGGCAAGCGGAACTAA